TAAGCTTTCGACCACCAAGAGCCAATGGGTTACTGAGGCCTTAAGTTGACTGTAACCGAATACAATACAACCTCATCCTCAGCAATCAGACTCCTCCATAACCTCCATGACCACGGTCCGCGATCCAGTGAGGATGAGGTTGCTGACCGTCTTGTAGTCCAGAGACAGGACGTCCAGACCATTGACAGAGACCACAAACTGGCGCACCTGGAAAACGGACTTTGGTGAAATACTGTACGTAATGAAGAGAATTTATGAGAGCTGCACATAGCAGAGGAAGACTTATTATTGTCTCCCAGTATAACAAATATATTGATTTGACAAAGCTATCAACCTGTAAGCCCTGGAGATGCTCTTTGCACTAAATTTCCCACAATGCCATGGTACTCACTTTCACTCCTACTGCTGCTGCAGGGCCACTGGGGTCCACTGCCTGGATATGACATGGTCTACTCCCCCTGACCACGAAGCCCCAGCCCACCGCATCACCCACAATCTGGAGATAGATTGATCTCATGACTTACAAAggaatagaattgtgaaaaaagGTTATGGATATcattgatatttggttgtgtttcatTGTTTTTGCATGAATAAGAGGGAACACTGTGGTAACGTACTGTAAACGTCCTCTTTATGTATGAACCTCCTGGTCTCCGAAGCTCCTCTGGACTTACATGTCTCTTTAGCACTGCCAATGGAACAAAGACGCTGTTAGCAGATTCTCAGTGTCATCACGAACAGTGGTGTTTAAATTGAATCTGTACAGCAGAGAGGACGTGATACAGCTTTAGGTGAAGACCAGAGAGATTCTAACCTGATTTGGGGTTTGACAGCACAGGTGAAGTAGGGCTAAGCATGGGACCTCTGTTACAATACCCGCTGTTGCCACTACTAAAACTGTTATCTTGCCCCCCGGGCACCATCTTTCTTTCCTTAGATGGAGtgactgagagaaagagaagaagaacataCAGAGATGTCGCACAGAGAGCATAGACATGTTTTATGATTGAGAGTGATTGACAAAGTGTACTGAGAGGAAAAAGCACGAATAGCAAAAGGAGGCCACCATGTTATTCCTTCTGaaatgtcacacacacagtcacacactccaGTTTCAGAACTGTTAGCTGTGCTGTAGTTCCCAGTagaacacatcaaacacacaccacataccCCACTGCCTCCCATTTCATATCTGAGTGTTATGAAAGAACAAAGTGTCTTCTGCTAATCAAAAATAGCCACATAATGTGTTGTATGAACACTCCCTGAGTTGATTGATATTACGGTAACACTTCCTGACAAGCTTATATTTATACCAGCCTATGTGGAAGCTATGGTTACTGTACTTAGTTACATAACAATCACCAGCATACTATTATGATGACAATATAGAATAAAGGTCAAATTCACCCCCAGTCAAACTCAATGTAATAATCCTTTCACCTGTGCTGGGTATCTCTTCTAATTTGTAGTTGCATATAATTGGACTAATCTATCATTTTTCATCAATAAAATGGTTCTCAGTCTCACAAAAAAAGGAATAAACATGATCATTTGAAAATACTTAAGAGCACAAGTAGGAGTAAAAAGAGATCCTCAGCCACTTGTGATACCATTGTATTCGTAGCACTCATATAGGTGAACTCAACACCAATGCTTATGATTTAACAAGAGACACAATATTACATTAGCCATAGCAAGTAAACCCAAACAAGTTCAGTAAACCTACAATCTCCACCTTTCACGTATTTGCCTCGCGCAATAAAAGTTGCCCTTACCAGCTGTCCGAGGTCCCATTGTACAATTCACTTCAAAGGTTTACCAGCCAAAGTGCCAAGTAACTTGGGAAGGTTGCTGTCCACAATCTCTGATGATGTAGTCAGCTGTGGTGCTCCGGTATAAATGTTAACTGTTAACCCCCAGAGAGAGTAAACAGTCTAGGCTGGccgggagggagtgggaggggttgagggatgACTTGTTGCCAGGCTATCCCAGGGTAGGCAATAAGAGCTGAGAAAGGCATCTTGGGATCACTAATGCTCTTAATGGAGGTAGGGAAAGAAACAGTGGAGTTTTCCACTGGTCACTGTGGTCAGGCAAGGTGGAGTGGAAGGACAGGACATTCtctattacacacacacgcacacaaactgtAACGATTTttgttggtggaaggagaggaggaccaaagtgcagcgtggtacacATCCATACTACCTTTTAATCAAGAatgaacacacaaacaaaaacaatacaCGACCAGTTCTGACAGGTGCAACAAACACTAACCAGAAAATAACTAGCcccaaatcatagtgggaaaacaggctacctaagtatggttctcaatcagagacaatgatcgacagctgcctctgattgggaaccataccaggccaaacacagaaatacaaaacctagaacaaaaacatagaatgcccaccccaactcacgccctgaccaaactaaaacaaagacataaaaaaggaactaaggtcaggacgtgacacaaacacacacgcacacacacattctctgtcATGGTACATGGATGAGAGACATGGTCAGTGGGAAGGTTCAACAACATCCATATCAACAATGACTATATCGACAAACAAACTGATGATAATGGCCTAATGATAATGGCCTTCTGTGAGATAAATCAAGAACATTCCTAGCTGTTGACAGCATCAGGTATTTGCCTCTACAAATATAATATTCAATGTATTTAcccaattacagttgaagtcagaagtttacatacacttaggttggagtcattaaaacttgtttttcaatcactccacaaatttcttgttaacgaactatagtgttggtaagttggttaggacatctactttgtgcatgacacaagtaatttttacaacaattgtttacagacagattatttcacttataatttactgtatcacaattacagtgggtcagatgtttacatacactaagttgactgtacctctaaacagattggaaaattccagaaaattatgtaatggctttagaagcttctgataggctaactgacatcatttgagtcaattggaggtgtggagattcgctctgtctcctagagatgaacgtactttggtgctaaaagtgcaaatcaatcccagaacaacagcaaaggaacttgtgaagatgctggaggaaacatgtacaaaagtatctatatccacagtaaaacaagttctatatcgacataacctgaaaggccgctcagcaaggaagaagccactgctccaaaaccaccataaaaaaagccagaatacagtttgcaactgcacatggggacaaagatcgtactttttggagcaatgtcctctggtctgatgaaacaaaaatagaactctttggccataatgaccatcattatgtttggaggaaaaagggggaggcttgcaagccgcagaacaccatcccaactgtgaagcacggggatggcagcatcatgttgtcggggtgctttggtgcaggagagactggagcacttcacaaaatagatggcatcatgaggcaggaaaattatgtggatatattgaagcaacatctcaagacatcagtttgacccatttgcgaccaagttaaagcttggtcgcaaatgggtcttacaaatggacaatgactccaagcatacttccaaagttgtggcaaaatggcttaaggacaacaaagtcaaggtattggagtggccatcacaaagccctgacctcaatcctatagaacatttgtgggcagaactgaaaaggcatgtgcgagcgaggaggcctaccaacctgactcagttacaacagctctgtcaggaggaatggaccaaaattcacccaacttattgtgggaagcttgtggacggctacctgaaccgtttgacccaagttaataaacaatttcaaggcaatgctaccaaatactaattaaatgtatgtaaacttctgacccactggaaatgtgttgaaagaaagaaataaaataaagtgTATTGTATCATTTCAATGACAAACCACGATGATCATCAAACCAAGATATCCATTGACCACACACCAACACTGAGTGCATCATGATCAGTAGTATAACATGATGACCTCTATTCTGTGGCTCCTTTGCTCCTTTAAAATGTCAAACTTGATTTGCCTTAAAGAAAAATGCACCAGCCCCTATAAGAAAATGTCCATcgttataatccacataataattcacattttctgttgctgcaggattattttcctgctgtagcaaatggGCTCAAATTCAGATCCTACGTCTGTAGACTTAGAGCTCCATTCAATAAATCCCAAATGTAGCACTAAGCTCTTTCCCCGTATGTCCCCAAATAAAACAACACAATGTTCCTGGatattatattactattagtAACAGTTAGGCTCTGCACAAAGGTAGATGCCTCCGGATTTCCGaaaacgtagtgtgtgtgtgtaactgtgcaCACACTCtgcttaagtgataatgccctagAAGACGGTGTTTggagagtatatatatatatcctccaaacactggctttgAGGGGATTATCActtttattttgatgaatttattcataatatttcatccttccacaagatatagtcctgacACAAGTCTTGGGTTGCTTCCCAAGCCGGTCGGTCGTTCATTCTATCGATTCAGTTGATTCTATCTttctgttctgtatctatggacgcgacacAGTTGTtaattctaaatgttccattgccatactggcggGCAATGTTCTTATCCTTTGCttactagctagccagctacggctaatttacagtcacTTCAAACAGTATAGCTGGAAAGGccgcaaactagctgcacttcgtttgtttgaccttttttcaattgacatttctttgtatataaccataaaaattatgccagctgattcatgactGGCTGAGACACAACTGGCTGAGAAAtgctgcctgtccgtctgtctcgtCCTGACTCCCGGCACGTTCATTACTACGGGACACTAGAGATCGATTttaaatattgaaacaatgttgcaaatgtcagagagatagatagcaaggtttatacaaatctctgctgttgaacactaaatgttagtctaaaagaagcGTGAGATAATgttcaagtttataaattgcctggctgggctgatgagacagtggattgcgcagtcagatggaacagagtaaatagacaTTTTAATGTTGTAGATTTAGACGGCGGTAACTtttggaatagacaccggctggaatatGCTTTCaactaatcagcattcaggattagaaccacccgttgtataatagtAAATACACTTGCTATGGCAGGTTTGACTGAATtcacactgtacagtacagtacgtaCCATACTGTGTGTCCCAACTTCCTTCATGTACTATACTGTCGGTGTCCCAACTTCCTTCAAgacatgtctctgtctgtccccaggtCAAGATGACCATAAAAGCCTGCACTGAACAGTGACAAAAACATAGAAGATAAGCTCAGTTTACAGAGCTGCAAGATGACCAtacagacaacatgacagtatTACAACATctgtacaccacatctgtcattggcttcatcaataagtgaatCGATGACGTtgcccccacagtgaccgtacgtacataccccaccCAGAaatcatggattacaggcagcatccgcactgagctaaaggctagagctgccgctttaaaagagcgggactctaacccggaagcttataagacatcccgctatgccctccgatgaaccatcaaacaggcaaagcgtcaatacaggactaagatcaagtcgtacaacaccggctctgatgctcgtcaaatgtggcagggcctgcaaaccattacagactacaaagggaagcacagccgagagctgcccagtgacacgagcctaccggatgagttaaactacttctatgctagcttcgaggcaaataacactgaaacacgcatgggagcaccagctgtacagaaagactgtgtgatcactctctccgcagccgatgtgagtaagtcctttagacaggtcaacattcacaaggccgcaggaccagacggattatcaggacgtatgctgtgagcatgcgctgaccaactagcaagtgtcttcactgacattttcaacctctccctgtacgGGTCTGGAATACCAACATATTTTAAGctgaccaccatagtgcctgtgcccaagaacactaaggtaacctgcctaaatgactaccgacatgtagcactcacttctgtagccatgaagtgctttgaaaggccagtcatggctcacatcaacaccatcatcccagaaaccctagacccactccaatatgcataccgccccaacatatccacag
The DNA window shown above is from Oncorhynchus mykiss isolate Arlee chromosome 18, USDA_OmykA_1.1, whole genome shotgun sequence and carries:
- the LOC118941164 gene encoding DEP domain-containing mTOR-interacting protein-like; its protein translation is MGPRTAVTPSKERKMVPGGQDNSFSSGNSGYCNRGPMLSPTSPVLSNPKSVLKRHVSPEELRRPGGSYIKRTFTIVGDAVGWGFVVRGSRPCHIQAVDPSGPAAAVGVKVRQFVVSVNGLDVLSLDYKTVSNLILTGSRTVVMEVMEESDC